The following coding sequences are from one Candidatus Neomarinimicrobiota bacterium window:
- the rplN gene encoding 50S ribosomal protein L14, whose protein sequence is MIQQETRLKVADNSGAREVLCFKVLGGSRRRYATVGDMIVVTVKQAIPGGIVKKGQVTRAVVVRTTKEVRRADGSYIRFDDNAAVLLTSAGEPRGTRVLGPVARELRDSGYMKIVSMAPEVL, encoded by the coding sequence GTGATTCAACAAGAAACTAGACTTAAAGTAGCCGATAACTCAGGCGCCCGAGAAGTGTTATGCTTCAAAGTTTTGGGTGGCAGTCGTCGTCGCTATGCTACCGTTGGCGATATGATTGTTGTTACGGTTAAACAGGCCATCCCAGGTGGCATTGTTAAAAAGGGACAAGTTACTCGCGCCGTTGTTGTGCGGACAACCAAAGAAGTACGGCGAGCTGATGGATCTTACATCCGTTTTGACGATAACGCGGCCGTGCTATTGACTTCTGCCGGCGAACCGCGTGGTACCCGTGTTTTAGGTCCGGTTGCACGTGAATTGCGTGATAGCGGTTATATGAAAATAGTGTCAATGGCACCGGAGGTACTTTAA
- the rplO gene encoding 50S ribosomal protein L15 → MKLGELRPTDGATHSKKRVGRGHGSGLGRNAGRGDNGYHSRSGSKRRAWFEGGQMPLHRRVPKRGFSNYLFKKEFQLVNVSDLESLDVDTVDATVLKANGLVRYAMRPIKILGDGELTKKLNVSADAFSASAKEKIEKVGGSVTE, encoded by the coding sequence ATGAAACTTGGTGAATTAAGACCAACAGATGGTGCAACTCATAGCAAAAAACGCGTGGGTCGCGGTCATGGGTCAGGGCTAGGAAGAAATGCCGGTCGGGGTGATAATGGTTATCATTCCCGTTCAGGTTCAAAACGTCGCGCATGGTTCGAGGGTGGTCAGATGCCATTGCATCGCCGTGTCCCAAAGCGTGGTTTCTCAAACTATTTATTCAAAAAAGAATTTCAATTGGTGAATGTATCTGATCTTGAAAGTTTAGATGTGGATACAGTTGATGCTACAGTTTTAAAGGCTAATGGTCTGGTTCGTTATGCTATGCGTCCCATTAAAATTTTGGGTGACGGTGAATTAACAAAAAAATTAAATGTATCTGCTGATGCTTTTAGTGCTTCTGCCAAAGAAAAAATTGAAAAAGTTGGTGGATCGGTAACCGAATAG
- the rpsQ gene encoding 30S ribosomal protein S17 — protein sequence MVGEVVSDKMEKTVVVQVTRKIPHPVYKKYVKRFKKFNAHVESISPKMGDVVKISAMRPMSKTKRWRVSEIIRESVKIG from the coding sequence ATGGTTGGGGAAGTAGTCAGTGATAAAATGGAAAAGACTGTCGTTGTCCAGGTTACACGGAAAATTCCACATCCAGTATATAAAAAATACGTAAAGAGATTTAAGAAATTCAATGCACATGTTGAATCAATATCACCTAAAATGGGCGATGTTGTGAAAATCAGTGCCATGCGCCCGATGAGTAAAACTAAGCGGTGGCGTGTGAGTGAAATTATTCGTGAATCCGTAAAAATTGGATAA
- a CDS encoding type Z 30S ribosomal protein S14, translated as MARKSLIVKAKRKPKFSSRGYNRCFNCGRPDGFLRKFGLCRICFREMALKGEIPGVTKASW; from the coding sequence ATGGCTAGAAAATCACTCATTGTAAAGGCAAAAAGAAAACCAAAGTTTAGTTCTCGTGGATATAACCGCTGTTTTAATTGCGGTCGTCCTGATGGGTTTTTGAGAAAATTTGGTCTTTGTCGTATTTGTTTTAGAGAAATGGCGCTTAAGGGAGAAATCCCTGGAGTGACCAAGGCAAGCTGGTAG
- the rpsH gene encoding 30S ribosomal protein S8: MAMTDPIADMLTRIRNGMAVDKRFVDIPASNLKKRIAFVLKEEKYIEDFMFVENGVKSFVRVFLKYDYRGKAVITGIERVSKPGLRVYVGQGEIPRVLDGLGISILSTSKGVVSNKAAKRMGIGGEILCKVW, encoded by the coding sequence ATGGCTATGACTGATCCAATTGCTGATATGCTTACTCGCATTCGGAATGGAATGGCGGTGGATAAACGATTTGTTGATATCCCCGCATCCAATCTAAAAAAGCGTATTGCTTTCGTATTGAAAGAAGAAAAGTATATCGAAGACTTTATGTTTGTTGAGAATGGTGTAAAATCTTTTGTCCGTGTTTTTCTGAAATATGATTATCGTGGAAAAGCAGTAATCACAGGTATTGAACGGGTGAGTAAACCGGGACTCCGTGTTTATGTTGGGCAAGGAGAAATTCCACGCGTTTTAGATGGACTGGGTATTTCAATTTTGTCTACATCGAAAGGTGTCGTATCAAATAAAGCTGCTAAACGCATGGGCATCGGTGGCGAAATATTATGCAAGGTCTGGTAA
- the rpsE gene encoding 30S ribosomal protein S5 → MINPAELDLKEEAVVRVTRVAKVTSRGKNFSFGALVVVGDGNGHVGIGQGKAGEVMTAINKAKENAKQSMVKVAIVNGTIPHKIISRYGASKVMLKPAAPGTGIIAGAAVRAVMEQVGVNNILTKRFGSNNPMNVTKATIQALMDLQDAVSVANKRGITIKEVFS, encoded by the coding sequence ATGATTAATCCTGCAGAACTGGACCTTAAAGAAGAAGCTGTTGTACGTGTAACGCGTGTTGCAAAGGTAACTTCAAGGGGAAAAAATTTCAGCTTTGGCGCCTTGGTCGTCGTTGGTGATGGTAATGGACATGTTGGCATTGGGCAAGGAAAAGCCGGTGAAGTCATGACCGCCATCAATAAGGCGAAAGAAAATGCAAAACAAAGCATGGTTAAGGTTGCTATAGTAAATGGTACAATACCTCACAAAATTATATCCCGTTATGGTGCAAGCAAAGTGATGCTGAAACCAGCTGCTCCCGGTACCGGTATTATAGCTGGTGCTGCTGTTCGCGCTGTAATGGAACAGGTGGGTGTAAACAATATTTTAACAAAGCGATTTGGATCAAACAATCCAATGAATGTTACCAAGGCTACTATCCAAGCATTGATGGATTTGCAAGATGCAGTTAGTGTGGCCAACAAACGTGGTATAACAATCAAGGAAGTGTTTAGTTAA
- the rpmC gene encoding 50S ribosomal protein L29 — protein MKRQELNDLSLADIETKLHDNLEDLQNLHFQKALQQLENPIRIKHLKKEIAQLKTVKNEFDLGLRGGKDEK, from the coding sequence ATGAAAAGACAAGAATTAAACGATTTATCGCTGGCAGATATTGAAACTAAATTACATGACAATCTTGAAGATTTGCAGAATTTACATTTTCAAAAAGCTTTGCAGCAGTTAGAAAATCCAATTCGGATAAAACATTTGAAAAAAGAAATCGCCCAGTTAAAAACGGTTAAAAATGAATTTGACCTTGGACTGCGTGGCGGAAAGGATGAGAAATAA
- the secY gene encoding preprotein translocase subunit SecY yields the protein MIDKFKNIFVIPELRRRILFTLGVLVVVRLGAHIPIPGIDGEVLALAFQGLQNTLFGLYNMFAGGAFEKATLFALGIMPYISASIIIQLMSTVVPYFQRLQKEGEAGRKKITQVTRYITVLIGAMQAYGIVAVLLPSMSSGGQSVVINPGFGFIFTGMVSLITGVILLMWLGERITERGIGNGISLIIMVGIVSRIPNVIVSEITLISEGVRGLLSEVILVGIMFAIIAFVVLLTQGTRKIPVSYAKRVVGRKVYGGQSTHIPLKVNTAGVMPIIFAQSIMFIPSTVATFFGDNEFMQGVLRWFSFDHPVYWIVFGIMIVFFTYFYTAIAFDPNQVSQQMKQHGGFIPGIRPGKKTAEYIDNILSRVTLPGSFALALVAIFPYILMQAMDVSYDLASFFGGTSLLIIVGVALDTLQQIESHLMSRHYDGFLSKGKIRGRRRM from the coding sequence GTGATTGATAAATTCAAAAATATTTTTGTAATTCCTGAACTTCGGAGAAGGATCCTCTTTACTCTAGGAGTTCTCGTTGTCGTACGTTTAGGGGCACATATTCCAATTCCCGGTATTGATGGCGAAGTATTGGCCCTTGCATTCCAGGGATTGCAAAATACTCTATTTGGATTGTACAATATGTTTGCTGGTGGTGCATTTGAAAAGGCCACCTTGTTTGCACTGGGAATTATGCCATACATCTCAGCATCGATTATAATTCAGCTTATGAGTACTGTTGTACCTTATTTCCAGCGTCTCCAAAAAGAAGGAGAAGCCGGACGAAAAAAGATTACACAAGTAACCCGTTATATTACGGTATTAATTGGTGCTATGCAGGCTTACGGAATTGTAGCTGTATTACTGCCATCCATGTCTTCCGGGGGACAGTCGGTAGTTATTAACCCAGGTTTTGGTTTTATTTTCACTGGAATGGTCAGTTTAATTACCGGTGTTATTTTACTTATGTGGTTAGGTGAACGGATAACAGAACGTGGTATCGGAAATGGTATCTCTTTGATTATTATGGTTGGTATCGTTTCACGGATTCCGAATGTGATCGTGAGTGAAATTACATTGATTAGTGAAGGTGTTCGTGGCCTTTTAAGTGAAGTAATTCTTGTTGGAATTATGTTTGCCATAATTGCATTTGTAGTTCTCTTGACTCAGGGGACACGAAAAATTCCAGTTTCTTATGCCAAGCGTGTTGTGGGACGTAAAGTTTATGGTGGCCAGTCCACCCATATTCCATTAAAGGTTAATACGGCTGGTGTTATGCCAATTATTTTTGCACAATCAATTATGTTCATTCCCAGCACTGTTGCTACATTTTTTGGTGATAATGAATTTATGCAGGGTGTACTGCGTTGGTTTTCATTTGATCATCCGGTATATTGGATTGTGTTTGGCATCATGATTGTATTTTTTACCTATTTTTATACAGCTATAGCTTTTGATCCGAACCAAGTGTCTCAGCAGATGAAACAGCATGGTGGATTTATTCCCGGAATTCGTCCAGGTAAAAAGACAGCAGAATATATTGACAATATTTTATCAAGGGTAACGTTACCCGGCTCCTTTGCCTTGGCATTGGTAGCTATTTTTCCTTACATACTCATGCAAGCCATGGATGTAAGTTATGATCTTGCTTCATTCTTTGGTGGAACTAGTCTATTGATTATTGTGGGTGTTGCCTTAGATACATTACAGCAAATTGAATCTCATCTTATGAGTCGTCATTATGATGGTTTCTTAAGCAAAGGTAAAATTCGCGGTCGGAGACGGATGTAA
- a CDS encoding 50S ribosomal protein L18: MKKISATEIRNQRRRNRSKGKNVGHPDRPRLVVYRSNKHIRAQIIDDLSGSTLAAASSLDKNMSADVAKAESKTDVSVLVGTAVAERAIENKVSKVVFDRNGHPYQGRVKAVADAARKAGLEF, translated from the coding sequence ATGAAAAAAATATCAGCAACAGAAATACGTAACCAGCGTAGGCGGAATCGCAGTAAAGGCAAAAATGTCGGACATCCCGACAGACCGCGACTGGTTGTATATCGTTCTAACAAACATATTCGCGCCCAAATCATTGATGATTTGAGCGGATCAACATTAGCAGCAGCTTCATCCCTGGATAAAAATATGTCCGCAGATGTAGCTAAAGCTGAATCAAAAACTGACGTCAGTGTTTTAGTGGGCACTGCAGTAGCAGAACGCGCCATTGAAAATAAAGTCAGTAAAGTTGTATTTGATAGAAATGGACATCCTTACCAAGGCCGCGTAAAAGCAGTAGCTGACGCTGCGCGTAAAGCTGGCCTGGAATTCTAA
- the rplX gene encoding 50S ribosomal protein L24, whose translation MKIKKGMTVRVIRGNHRGEEGKILHVFPKKNRIIVEGVNFIKRHTRPSQDNPQGGIVEREAAMHVSNVMLVQGGKTTRIGYKKLDDGTKVRIAKRTGEEIGS comes from the coding sequence ATGAAAATTAAAAAAGGTATGACTGTCCGGGTTATTAGGGGAAATCATCGCGGTGAAGAAGGTAAAATTCTCCATGTTTTTCCGAAAAAAAATAGAATTATAGTAGAAGGCGTTAATTTTATTAAGCGTCACACACGTCCCTCTCAGGATAATCCTCAGGGTGGAATTGTTGAAAGAGAAGCAGCAATGCACGTTTCAAATGTTATGTTGGTCCAAGGTGGTAAAACAACGCGCATCGGTTATAAAAAATTAGATGATGGTACTAAAGTGCGTATCGCCAAAAGAACCGGCGAAGAGATTGGTTCATAA
- the rplE gene encoding 50S ribosomal protein L5 yields the protein MTDKKKTQYTPALKQKYRDNVVAGMMERFNYTNIMEVPRISHISINMGIGDAKDHPKKLESAIQELTLISCQKPVVTKARKDISNFKIRKGFPVGCKVTIRGNRMYEFLERLISIALPRTRDFRGLSFKSFDGSGNYTFGVKEQIIFTEINYDKIDSIRGMDISFTTTAKTNDEAYWLLKLTGLPLRDKPVKQEEVIEAA from the coding sequence ATGACTGATAAGAAAAAAACACAATATACACCGGCGCTAAAGCAGAAATATAGGGATAATGTTGTGGCTGGTATGATGGAGCGTTTCAATTATACCAATATAATGGAAGTTCCCCGTATCTCCCATATTTCTATAAATATGGGTATTGGTGATGCGAAGGACCATCCCAAGAAATTGGAAAGTGCCATTCAGGAATTAACTTTAATTTCGTGCCAAAAGCCTGTTGTGACAAAAGCACGAAAAGATATTTCTAATTTTAAAATTAGAAAAGGATTTCCCGTTGGATGCAAAGTAACAATTCGCGGAAATCGTATGTATGAATTTTTGGAAAGGCTAATTAGTATAGCTCTTCCACGAACCCGTGATTTTAGAGGATTGTCATTTAAATCCTTTGATGGTAGCGGAAATTATACTTTCGGTGTGAAAGAACAGATCATTTTTACAGAGATTAATTATGATAAAATAGATAGTATCCGTGGTATGGATATTTCATTTACAACAACAGCGAAAACCAACGATGAAGCGTATTGGCTGTTGAAATTGACCGGTCTTCCTTTGCGGGATAAGCCGGTGAAACAAGAAGAGGTTATTGAGGCTGCTTAA
- the rplF gene encoding 50S ribosomal protein L6, translated as MSRIGRKVIEVPESVTISLSGKIVGIKGPKGSLNVPVHAEMLLKQENDSIVVDRPSDSRSHRSLHGTTRQLIANGIQGVSEGFSKELEIRGVGYQANMQGKFLVMQLGYSHDIYFEPPGEIDIKTNRTEITVSGINKQLVGEVSAKIRSFRKPEPYKGKGIRYKNEFVRSKQGKTVGSGA; from the coding sequence ATGTCAAGAATTGGTAGAAAAGTTATCGAAGTCCCCGAAAGTGTCACCATTAGTTTGAGTGGCAAAATAGTTGGGATAAAAGGTCCGAAAGGATCTTTGAATGTACCCGTCCATGCTGAAATGTTGTTGAAACAGGAAAATGATTCGATTGTAGTTGATCGTCCTTCTGATTCCCGTTCTCATCGTTCGCTTCATGGTACGACGCGTCAATTGATTGCAAATGGCATTCAGGGCGTTTCGGAAGGATTCTCAAAAGAATTAGAAATTAGAGGCGTGGGTTATCAAGCCAATATGCAGGGAAAATTCCTTGTGATGCAGCTTGGTTATTCTCACGATATTTATTTTGAACCACCGGGAGAAATTGATATCAAAACCAACCGAACTGAAATAACTGTTTCTGGAATTAACAAACAGTTAGTCGGTGAAGTTTCGGCAAAGATTCGTTCATTCCGTAAACCTGAACCTTACAAAGGTAAAGGGATTCGTTATAAAAACGAATTTGTGCGTTCAAAACAAGGTAAAACCGTTGGTAGTGGTGCTTAA
- the rpmD gene encoding 50S ribosomal protein L30, whose amino-acid sequence MAKAKTIKITQIKSPIGYKQKAKATLKALGLRKIHQTIEQVDSPVLRGMISRVDYLVKVEES is encoded by the coding sequence ATGGCCAAAGCAAAAACTATAAAAATTACTCAGATTAAAAGTCCTATCGGGTATAAGCAAAAAGCAAAAGCCACTTTAAAGGCCTTAGGTTTGCGTAAAATACATCAAACTATAGAGCAGGTAGATTCTCCAGTGCTTCGTGGTATGATTAGCCGTGTGGATTATTTAGTGAAGGTTGAGGAAAGCTGA